One Colias croceus chromosome 28, ilColCroc2.1 DNA window includes the following coding sequences:
- the LOC123704223 gene encoding uncharacterized protein LOC123704223: MFVLFFVVSLLSGVYTQCVPCQCVNAAINPFQAVLEYFDSSVSCLQPTITPYGTITEVPVTELPRIISPMLPAASPVSALAPPFLESLPPASHCYCACQYLKKMPMPPPFI, from the exons ATGTTCGTCTTGTTTTTTGTAGTGTCACTTTTGTCCGgt GTGTACACGCAATGTGTACCTTGCCAGTGCGTTAACGCTGCCATAAATCCCTTCCAAGCAGTACTAGAATACTTCGACTCATCAGTCAGCTGTCTACAGCCAACCATCACCCCGTATGGCACAATCACCGAAGTGCCAGTGACAGAATTGCCAAGGATTATAAGTCCGATGTTGCCAGCCGCGTCACCCGTGTCCGCTCTGGCACCGCCGTTTCTAGAATCGTTGCCACCCGCGTCTCATTGTTATTGCGCTTGCCAGTATCTAAAGAAAATGCCTATGCCACCtccttttatataa
- the LOC123704200 gene encoding proline-rich extensin-like protein EPR1 has translation MKTLFITVVIMGMLLQNSNARGPKRPQNQKAVMSALQNVFSQGNTERAMQIMQMAKRRTVMEETPCMQKLPCPGPLGNPQLPPCQCQKLESPPNVCMCGNPPNPPVNLNRAECMSANLPVRAEVITSNVPVNVQEVVNIPCNRPEVITNIPCNRPEILTNRPCNRPEILTNVPMRRPEVVHVPVPYPVPVREPCPVKETCLPPSLPSISPFLPAASPVSAWSPPTSNLLPPVIPSQTRNHFLRKIPIPPPCI, from the coding sequence ATGAAAACCCTCTTCATCACAGTAGTAATAATGGGTATGTTATTACAAAACTCGAATGCTAGAGGACCAAAACGACCACAGAACCAAAAAGCCGTGATGTCAGCACTCCAAAATGTTTTCTCACAAGGCAACACTGAAAGGGCCATGCAAATTATGCAAATGGCCAAAAGGCGGACGGTAATGGAAGAAACGCCGTGTATGCAAAAACTGCCTTGTCCCGGACCACTTGGCAATCCACAGTTACCACCCTGCCAGTGCCAGAAGCTAGAATCACCCccaaatgtatgtatgtgtggcAACCCACCTAATCCTCCAGTTAATTTAAACAGAGCGGAATGTATGTCAGCAAATTTACCTGTCAGAGCTGAGGTTATAACTTCAAATGTACCGGTAAACGTTCAGGAAGTCGTAAACATACCTTGTAACAGACCTGAAGTTATTACCAACATTCCATGTAATCGACCTGAGATTCTTACCAATAGACCGTGTAATAGACCAGAAATTCTTACCAATGTGCCTATGAGAAGGCCTGAAGTTGTACACGTCCCTGTTCCTTACCCAGTTCCTGTTAGAGAACCTTGTCCTGTAAAGGAAACCTGTCTTCCACCTTCATTACCCTCAATCAGTCCATTCCTACCAGCTGCCTCGCCTGTGTCTGCATGGTCTCCACCAACTAGCAATTTG